The Aureispira anguillae genome contains a region encoding:
- the pyk gene encoding pyruvate kinase translates to MEISNFQKTKILATVGPSSNNYSTLLGLVKAGVDAFRLNFSHGTHEAHLKVFEYIQYINKKYKTNISILADLQGPKLRVGEIENGRMALKKGDILTFVNEPCLGNAEKIYMSYKQFAQDVKVGEKVLVDDGNVQLLVKETNGTNEVKLEVLYGEFLSSRKGVNLPQTNVSLPSLTEKDLRDLDFILQHDFNWIALSFVRSPKDIEDLRSRIQAKKSRAKIIAKIEKPEAIDNIDEIIDITDGVMVARGDLGVEVPMQRLPMLQKMIVEKCIKKAKPVIVATQMMDSMIKNPTPTRAEIIDVANAVIDGADVVMLSGETAMGIHPVKVVEAMNDIIGEAEKMDSIYYRHLTPSEKSDSFLSDAICYNSCRIARQVDAKCIIGMTKSGYTAFMVSSYRPKQSIFIFSSDENMLNTLNLVWGIRCFYYDKYTSTDDTIKDVQNLLAASGHLKTGDIVINTGSMPLHERKKTNMLKISVIE, encoded by the coding sequence ATGGAAATCAGCAACTTTCAAAAAACCAAAATTTTAGCAACTGTAGGACCTTCATCGAATAATTATAGTACGTTGTTGGGGTTGGTAAAAGCAGGAGTTGATGCTTTTAGACTTAATTTTTCTCATGGAACCCATGAAGCGCATCTCAAAGTATTTGAATACATTCAGTACATCAATAAAAAATACAAAACCAACATTTCTATTTTGGCAGATTTGCAAGGCCCTAAATTGAGAGTTGGAGAAATAGAAAATGGTAGAATGGCCTTAAAGAAAGGCGATATTTTAACCTTTGTTAATGAGCCTTGTCTTGGTAATGCTGAGAAGATATATATGAGCTACAAACAGTTTGCTCAAGATGTTAAAGTGGGCGAAAAGGTTTTGGTGGATGATGGGAATGTGCAATTGTTGGTCAAAGAAACAAACGGAACCAATGAAGTAAAATTGGAAGTATTGTATGGTGAGTTTTTGTCTTCTCGAAAAGGGGTCAACTTGCCACAAACGAATGTTAGTTTGCCTTCTCTAACAGAAAAGGATCTAAGAGATTTAGATTTTATCTTGCAACATGATTTTAACTGGATTGCCCTTTCTTTTGTGCGTTCTCCCAAAGATATTGAGGACTTAAGAAGTCGTATTCAAGCCAAAAAATCTCGAGCAAAAATTATTGCAAAAATAGAAAAACCAGAAGCAATTGATAACATTGATGAAATTATTGATATTACGGATGGTGTAATGGTTGCACGTGGAGATTTAGGAGTTGAGGTTCCTATGCAGCGTCTACCAATGCTTCAAAAAATGATTGTAGAAAAATGCATCAAAAAGGCAAAACCTGTTATCGTTGCAACACAGATGATGGACAGCATGATAAAAAATCCAACGCCTACTCGTGCCGAAATAATTGATGTAGCAAATGCTGTTATTGATGGGGCAGATGTGGTTATGCTAAGTGGTGAAACGGCGATGGGGATTCATCCTGTTAAGGTAGTGGAAGCAATGAACGATATTATTGGAGAAGCAGAAAAAATGGATAGTATTTATTACAGACATTTAACGCCTTCTGAAAAGTCAGACTCCTTTTTGTCCGATGCCATCTGTTATAATTCTTGTCGAATTGCTCGACAAGTAGATGCTAAGTGTATTATAGGAATGACCAAATCAGGATATACTGCTTTTATGGTTTCTAGTTATCGACCCAAACAGAGCATTTTTATCTTTTCATCGGATGAAAATATGCTAAATACCTTGAACTTGGTCTGGGGAATTCGTTGCTTTTATTATGATAAATATACTAGTACAGATGATACCATCAAGGATGTGCAGAATCTTTTAGCGGCTAGCGGGCACCTCAAAACAGGAGATATTGTTATCAATACTGGATCTATGCCCTTGCACGAACGCAAAAAGACCAATATGCTTAAAATTTCGGTCATTGAATAA
- a CDS encoding SWIM zinc finger family protein produces the protein MMTLDNYQSLVEPKILERGLEYYNLGAILEFNAISSNCFVAIVESFYSDRTYRVEVDLSKREICNSSCSCPYDWGNICKHEVAVYLEIKDYKAIESEVEMPKNDQIALAKELLSNADDVDVIAFVRDYLSINEKFREAFILDFK, from the coding sequence ATGATGACCTTAGATAATTATCAATCATTAGTTGAGCCTAAAATTCTAGAACGTGGCTTAGAGTATTATAACTTAGGAGCTATCCTTGAATTTAATGCAATTTCTTCGAATTGTTTTGTCGCAATCGTTGAAAGTTTTTACTCTGATAGAACGTATAGAGTGGAGGTTGATTTATCAAAACGAGAAATTTGTAATTCTTCTTGTTCTTGCCCTTATGATTGGGGGAATATATGCAAGCATGAGGTTGCAGTATACCTAGAAATTAAGGATTATAAAGCAATAGAGAGCGAAGTCGAAATGCCTAAAAATGATCAAATCGCTTTGGCAAAAGAATTGCTTAGTAATGCTGATGATGTTGATGTTATAGCGTTTGTACGAGATTATCTAAGTATAAATGAAAAATTTAGAGAAGCCTTTATTTTAGATTTTAAATAA
- a CDS encoding peptidoglycan-binding protein — translation MKRGDKGPEVKTLQYKLKKVLNRSLSIDGDYGPSTEKAVRLFQSLYGLFVDGHAGRLTNAKLSKVYDAMFKKNSELLHFGKRRFVVFVDAGHGGIDEKGLYVTPGKRAYHKGEKMHERGHYYEGFENRLVAEAFIEACTDVGIMCVRTYHPYKDTPLSTRTEMIRSWLRRGYYGYLHSFHSNAISSSNSPAKLDATRGYMVFNTRGNNFSDKIAAQHFKHVKEIMGEENWTYREQSKKDGDADFEVNFQILRETDLQEFYWFGAILDEWGFHTSKTDTKFIIDPENRTRRVIACLKTAQWVKKGLDNIIN, via the coding sequence ATGAAGAGAGGAGATAAAGGACCTGAAGTGAAAACCCTTCAGTACAAATTAAAAAAAGTATTGAACCGAAGTTTGTCCATTGATGGGGATTATGGCCCATCTACAGAGAAAGCGGTTCGGCTTTTTCAGTCCCTATATGGACTCTTTGTGGATGGTCATGCTGGACGGTTGACCAATGCAAAATTATCAAAGGTTTATGATGCAATGTTTAAGAAAAATTCTGAATTATTGCACTTTGGAAAACGGCGCTTTGTTGTTTTTGTAGATGCAGGACATGGAGGAATTGATGAAAAAGGACTCTACGTAACGCCTGGGAAACGAGCTTACCACAAAGGAGAAAAAATGCATGAGCGTGGGCATTATTATGAAGGCTTTGAAAATCGTTTGGTTGCAGAGGCTTTTATTGAGGCTTGTACGGATGTTGGGATTATGTGTGTAAGAACCTATCATCCTTATAAAGATACACCACTTTCTACTCGTACAGAGATGATTCGAAGCTGGTTGCGTCGAGGGTATTATGGTTATTTGCATTCGTTTCATTCAAATGCAATTTCGAGCAGTAACTCTCCAGCTAAGTTGGATGCGACAAGAGGTTATATGGTCTTTAACACTCGTGGCAACAACTTTTCAGACAAAATTGCTGCGCAACATTTTAAGCATGTTAAAGAGATTATGGGGGAGGAGAACTGGACGTATCGGGAGCAATCGAAAAAAGATGGAGATGCCGATTTTGAGGTGAATTTTCAAATTCTCAGAGAAACAGACTTGCAAGAGTTTTATTGGTTTGGAGCGATCCTAGACGAATGGGGCTTTCATACTTCTAAGACAGATACAAAATTTATTATAGATCCTGAAAATCGAACTCGCCGAGTGATTGCTTGTCTCAAAACAGCTCAATGGGTAAAAAAGGGGTTGGATAATATTATTAACTAA
- a CDS encoding FAD:protein FMN transferase, which yields MKSILFIILSILVLTISCTSESKPSKEKALKKEQFVGQTMGTTFSISYLDSTGVDFSTALNDLLIDINQAVSTYEENSEVSIFNKKADSIYVEKKGHFARNYNNARYVYQQTKGWFNPSVMPLVNYWGFGYTEKKMVTNTDSSTIKDLLRLVQFDSIQVTEILPNQLLLTKKEKGLELDFSAIAKGDAVDQVGLLLERFNIHNYYVEIGGEVRARGTTITGFNWRTGIRAPKEGTAAQELQVAIELPNLSLATSGNYINYYLDKNTGMKYAHTINPHTGYPEKNRLLSASVFTKKCALADAFATSFMAMGLDQAFELASTIPGIDAYFIYSTPTGDLKTKYTSGVASLMQLGKNK from the coding sequence ATGAAATCAATTTTATTTATTATTCTATCCATCTTAGTACTGACTATTTCTTGCACTTCTGAATCTAAACCAAGTAAGGAAAAAGCGCTAAAGAAAGAACAATTTGTCGGTCAAACCATGGGTACTACTTTCTCAATCTCCTATTTAGATAGTACAGGAGTTGATTTTTCTACAGCATTAAATGACTTATTGATCGATATCAATCAAGCTGTTTCTACCTATGAAGAAAATTCAGAAGTATCTATTTTTAATAAAAAGGCAGATTCTATTTACGTTGAAAAAAAGGGGCATTTTGCTCGAAATTATAACAATGCTCGCTATGTTTATCAACAAACAAAAGGTTGGTTCAACCCCAGTGTTATGCCTTTAGTGAATTATTGGGGCTTTGGTTATACCGAAAAGAAAATGGTCACCAACACAGATAGTTCAACCATCAAAGATCTACTTCGATTGGTGCAGTTTGATTCTATTCAAGTAACAGAAATTCTACCGAACCAACTGTTGTTAACCAAAAAAGAGAAAGGATTAGAATTGGATTTTAGTGCCATTGCCAAAGGCGATGCTGTAGATCAAGTGGGGTTGCTATTAGAGCGTTTTAATATTCATAATTATTATGTAGAAATCGGTGGTGAGGTGCGTGCTAGAGGCACTACGATAACAGGCTTTAATTGGCGCACAGGGATTCGAGCTCCCAAAGAAGGAACTGCGGCTCAAGAGCTACAGGTTGCGATAGAATTGCCCAATCTTTCGTTGGCAACATCAGGCAATTATATCAATTATTATTTGGATAAAAATACGGGGATGAAATATGCTCATACCATCAATCCACACACAGGCTACCCTGAAAAAAACCGCTTGTTAAGTGCATCTGTTTTTACTAAAAAATGTGCTCTTGCAGATGCTTTTGCTACTTCATTTATGGCAATGGGGCTGGACCAAGCATTTGAACTAGCTAGTACCATTCCTGGTATTGACGCTTATTTTATTTACAGTACTCCTACGGGTGATTTAAAAACGAAGTATACTTCTGGTGTTGCCAGTTTGATGCAATTGGGAAAGAACAAATAA
- a CDS encoding alpha/beta fold hydrolase produces MHIFYKESKVAYQKTGEGQTLILLHGFCEDSTMWADFVPLLSKKYTILTIDLSGFGKSDLLNTPSIACMAEAVFAVLSHEQIKSCVLIGHSMGGYVGLSFAEQYPEMLLGLGLFHSHPYTDSQEKINNRLKTIRFVERHGIAPFAGQFVRNLFPSPFVQNNKSFIEELIHKTSMHHSDAVIAASHAMINRQDKAEVLTNLACPALFIVGTADAAIAINHSLEQLSLPSVSSVHILDGIGHMGMFEATTETLEIIVDFIDFCTERQSVSLCQS; encoded by the coding sequence ATGCATATTTTTTATAAAGAATCAAAGGTTGCCTATCAAAAAACAGGAGAAGGACAAACATTAATCTTACTTCACGGTTTTTGCGAAGATAGTACGATGTGGGCAGATTTTGTACCTCTTTTGTCAAAAAAATACACTATTCTGACGATTGACTTATCTGGTTTTGGTAAATCAGACCTCCTAAATACTCCTAGTATAGCCTGTATGGCAGAAGCTGTTTTTGCTGTTTTGTCCCATGAACAAATCAAATCTTGTGTTTTGATTGGTCATTCTATGGGGGGCTATGTTGGGCTTTCCTTTGCAGAGCAGTATCCAGAAATGCTTTTGGGTCTAGGTTTGTTTCATTCACACCCTTATACTGATTCTCAAGAAAAAATCAACAATAGGCTTAAAACCATCCGTTTTGTAGAACGACATGGAATTGCCCCTTTTGCGGGACAGTTTGTTCGCAATTTATTTCCTAGCCCTTTTGTCCAAAACAATAAATCCTTTATTGAAGAACTGATCCATAAAACAAGTATGCATCATTCTGATGCTGTCATTGCAGCTTCTCACGCTATGATTAATCGACAAGATAAGGCAGAAGTTTTGACCAATCTTGCCTGTCCTGCGTTATTTATAGTAGGCACAGCAGATGCTGCTATTGCCATCAACCATAGTTTAGAACAATTGAGTTTGCCTAGCGTTTCTAGTGTGCATATTTTAGATGGAATTGGTCATATGGGAATGTTTGAAGCAACGACAGAAACGCTAGAAATTATAGTAGATTTTATTGACTTCTGTACAGAACGGCAATCCGTTTCTCTTTGTCAATCCTAA
- a CDS encoding amidohydrolase family protein, with protein sequence MGLQKIAVVFLLSFWSFLTLAQVTFPKNGVYDEQEGHYAFTNATIYVSPQQKLENATLLIKKGKVVATGTDISVPKDAVTIDLKGKYIYPSFIDLSSNYGMPKPVGTKRKSSAPQMLSNKDGAYSWNEALKPEQDATTLFKVDEKGASDLRKLGFGTVLTHQMDGMARGTSALVLLGAEKEHDMIIKAQASAHYSFSKGTSKQNYPSSRMGAIALLRQTYYDGQWYAQTRTDETYNISLEKWNENQKLPQFFELNNRLDFLRADKLGDEFGVQYIIRGGGDEFLRLDAIKKTNAPVVLPLHFPKAYDVSDPYDAEEVGLMQMKYWELAPTNPARVAEAGIPFTFTARLTKDKKDFWKLARKAYQYGLKEEDLLKALTTTPAQLIKADELLGTLEKGKLANFIITSDNILKEKTIFYHNWIKGKPYVLKDLNAIDIRGKYELAIDQQRFELKVTGTAIAPELYLINPEDTSKKTKLKHSFVNNTLAFVFSPKKDSATKGTNVYRLSGAVSPNQWAGQATKFDGTWISWTAKRTGDIELKASKLPKLIKIEDLGEVFYPWSPYGYAKKDIPKKETVLIKNTTVWTGEKKGKLEGVDVLVQDGKIAKIAKKISASDAKVIEGTGKHLTAGIIDEHSHICINYGVNEGTQASSAEVRIGDVINSEDVNMYRQLAGGVTGAQLLHGSANPIGGQSAIIKFRWGSLPEAIKYENADGFIKFALGENVKQSNWGPNARVRFPQTRMGVEQVYEDHFTRAAEYGAALKAGKKVRKDLELDALLEIINQERFISCHSYVQSEITMLMRIAEKHQFTLNTFTHILEGYKIADKMKAHGAGASTFSDWWAYKYEVIDAIPYNAKILDDMGIVVAINSDDAEMGRRLNQEAAKGVKYGGMSEEAAWNMVTHNPAKLLHLDDKVGSIKVGKSADLVLWSDHPLSVYAKAEKTFVDGVCLFDHKKDEAKRQLIQQERNRLIQKMLKAKSEGAKTQPAIFQPKQHYHCGNTDCNKFIDFNVDVNGID encoded by the coding sequence ATGGGATTGCAAAAAATAGCAGTTGTATTTCTTTTGAGTTTTTGGTCATTTTTGACATTGGCACAAGTTACCTTTCCTAAGAATGGGGTTTATGATGAACAGGAAGGTCATTATGCATTTACCAATGCAACCATTTATGTCTCTCCGCAACAGAAGTTGGAAAACGCAACGTTATTAATCAAAAAAGGAAAAGTAGTTGCGACAGGAACCGATATTTCTGTTCCTAAAGATGCCGTGACAATTGATTTGAAGGGAAAATATATTTACCCTTCTTTTATTGATTTGTCTAGTAATTATGGAATGCCCAAACCTGTAGGAACCAAAAGAAAATCTAGCGCTCCACAAATGCTATCCAATAAGGATGGCGCCTATAGTTGGAATGAGGCACTAAAACCAGAACAGGATGCTACCACTCTTTTTAAGGTGGATGAAAAGGGAGCTTCTGATTTGCGTAAATTAGGATTTGGAACGGTTCTAACACACCAAATGGACGGCATGGCTAGAGGGACTTCTGCTTTGGTCTTATTGGGGGCAGAAAAAGAGCACGATATGATTATCAAAGCGCAAGCTAGTGCTCATTATTCTTTCTCAAAAGGAACTTCTAAACAAAATTATCCAAGTTCTAGAATGGGAGCGATTGCCTTGCTTCGTCAGACGTATTACGATGGACAATGGTATGCTCAAACTAGGACGGATGAAACCTACAATATTTCTTTAGAAAAGTGGAATGAAAATCAGAAACTTCCTCAGTTTTTTGAACTCAATAATCGATTGGATTTTCTTCGGGCAGATAAGCTTGGAGATGAATTTGGGGTACAGTATATTATTAGAGGTGGAGGAGATGAATTTTTGAGATTGGATGCCATTAAAAAAACGAACGCTCCTGTGGTTCTGCCTTTACATTTCCCTAAGGCCTATGATGTTAGTGATCCTTATGATGCAGAAGAAGTAGGGCTTATGCAGATGAAATATTGGGAATTGGCACCGACCAACCCTGCACGAGTAGCAGAAGCTGGTATTCCTTTTACGTTTACAGCTCGTTTAACAAAGGATAAAAAAGATTTTTGGAAATTGGCTAGAAAGGCTTACCAATATGGTCTAAAGGAAGAAGATTTGTTAAAGGCATTGACAACTACACCTGCTCAATTGATAAAAGCAGATGAATTGTTGGGAACTTTAGAGAAAGGAAAACTAGCCAATTTTATTATTACTTCTGATAATATTCTGAAAGAAAAAACGATCTTTTATCACAATTGGATCAAAGGTAAACCTTATGTTTTAAAGGATTTAAATGCAATTGATATTCGTGGAAAATATGAATTGGCAATCGATCAACAACGCTTTGAACTAAAGGTAACGGGAACGGCTATTGCGCCAGAATTGTATTTAATCAATCCAGAAGATACCAGCAAAAAGACCAAGTTAAAGCATAGTTTTGTTAATAATACGCTTGCCTTTGTGTTTTCTCCAAAAAAGGATTCTGCAACAAAAGGTACAAACGTTTACCGTTTGTCAGGAGCGGTTAGCCCTAATCAATGGGCTGGGCAAGCGACCAAATTTGATGGCACTTGGATTTCTTGGACCGCCAAACGAACTGGCGATATTGAGTTAAAAGCATCTAAATTACCTAAATTAATAAAAATAGAGGATTTAGGGGAAGTCTTTTACCCTTGGTCTCCTTATGGTTATGCTAAAAAAGATATTCCTAAAAAGGAGACCGTTCTAATTAAAAATACAACGGTTTGGACTGGCGAAAAGAAAGGGAAGTTAGAGGGTGTTGATGTTTTGGTGCAGGATGGCAAAATTGCAAAAATTGCAAAAAAGATAAGTGCTTCAGACGCAAAAGTTATAGAGGGCACAGGGAAGCATCTAACCGCAGGGATTATTGATGAACATTCGCATATTTGTATCAATTATGGTGTAAATGAAGGGACACAGGCTAGTTCGGCAGAGGTTCGAATTGGGGATGTTATCAACTCTGAAGATGTTAATATGTATCGCCAGTTGGCAGGTGGTGTAACAGGGGCTCAATTGCTTCATGGTTCTGCGAACCCGATTGGTGGACAATCGGCTATTATTAAGTTTCGTTGGGGGAGTTTGCCCGAAGCCATCAAATATGAAAATGCCGATGGTTTTATCAAATTTGCACTTGGAGAGAATGTCAAACAATCAAATTGGGGACCCAATGCTAGAGTTCGCTTTCCGCAAACTAGAATGGGGGTAGAACAGGTCTACGAAGATCATTTTACCAGAGCAGCAGAATATGGAGCTGCACTAAAGGCAGGCAAAAAAGTACGTAAAGACCTAGAATTGGATGCTTTATTAGAAATTATTAATCAGGAACGCTTTATTTCTTGTCATTCTTATGTACAAAGTGAAATTACAATGTTAATGCGCATTGCAGAGAAACATCAATTTACACTCAATACATTTACCCATATTTTAGAGGGCTATAAAATTGCAGATAAAATGAAAGCGCATGGTGCTGGTGCATCTACTTTTTCAGACTGGTGGGCTTACAAATATGAAGTGATTGATGCGATCCCCTATAATGCGAAAATTTTAGATGACATGGGAATTGTTGTTGCCATTAATTCTGATGATGCAGAAATGGGACGACGCTTAAATCAAGAAGCGGCAAAAGGGGTCAAATATGGTGGTATGTCAGAGGAGGCAGCTTGGAATATGGTCACGCATAATCCTGCAAAATTACTGCATTTGGATGACAAGGTTGGTTCCATCAAAGTTGGAAAATCGGCAGATCTTGTTTTGTGGTCTGATCACCCGCTTTCGGTATATGCCAAAGCAGAAAAGACCTTTGTAGATGGGGTTTGTTTGTTTGACCACAAAAAAGACGAGGCAAAACGACAGCTTATTCAGCAAGAGCGCAATCGATTAATTCAAAAGATGTTAAAAGCGAAGAGTGAGGGGGCAAAGACGCAGCCTGCTATTTTTCAACCCAAACAACATTATCATTGCGGAAATACAGATTGCAATAAATTTATAGATTTTAATGTAGATGTTAATGGGATTGATTAA
- a CDS encoding extracellular catalytic domain type 1 short-chain-length polyhydroxyalkanoate depolymerase, with protein sequence MKSIILIVSLLLSCTLSFAQNVTGNFMHNGLNRAYTLYIPANYNVANTHPIVFNLHGYTSTGTQQAALSNMNAIADTAGFIVAYPEGTLDASSKTYWNSGYGTGVDDIGFIDALIDTIAANYTVDLQRVYSTGLSNGAIMSNTLACALNHRIAAIAGVAGTMSILQQTTCAPANPIPVMQIHGTSDVVVPYLGNTVLLGVDALVNHWRGHNGLTNTFSTTPIANTNLLDGSTAELIQYETGASFPVHLIRVTNGGHSWPGSGVIISGTTNMDFDASVEIWKFFSQYSLVTSTSKLADVSPANWVRLTGSNPIVDNLSWELDQEEDYELTIYDLLGKAIEHRSFQNNRGWAIDIRRLEAGTYFAVYTSPTQKKALKFIKNK encoded by the coding sequence ATGAAATCAATAATTCTGATTGTAAGCTTACTCCTAAGTTGCACTTTGAGTTTTGCTCAAAATGTAACAGGCAATTTTATGCACAATGGACTTAATCGAGCTTATACGCTTTATATTCCTGCCAACTACAATGTAGCAAATACACATCCTATTGTATTTAATTTGCATGGATACACCTCTACTGGAACGCAACAAGCTGCCTTATCCAATATGAATGCCATTGCTGATACGGCTGGTTTTATCGTTGCTTATCCAGAAGGAACACTAGATGCTTCTTCCAAAACCTATTGGAATTCGGGCTATGGAACAGGCGTAGATGATATTGGTTTTATAGATGCTTTGATCGATACCATTGCAGCGAATTATACGGTAGATTTGCAAAGAGTTTATTCAACAGGTTTATCGAATGGAGCAATTATGAGCAATACATTAGCTTGTGCATTGAATCATAGAATTGCAGCTATTGCAGGAGTAGCAGGAACCATGAGTATTTTACAGCAAACAACTTGCGCACCTGCCAATCCAATACCTGTCATGCAAATACATGGTACTTCAGATGTCGTTGTACCTTATTTGGGCAATACTGTATTGTTGGGGGTCGATGCCTTAGTGAATCATTGGAGAGGGCATAATGGTTTAACCAATACGTTTTCAACAACTCCCATTGCCAATACTAATTTGTTAGATGGTTCAACAGCCGAATTAATCCAATACGAGACGGGAGCTTCTTTTCCTGTGCATCTGATTCGAGTAACGAATGGAGGACATAGTTGGCCAGGATCGGGAGTCATTATAAGTGGTACAACCAATATGGATTTTGATGCAAGTGTTGAAATATGGAAATTTTTCAGCCAATACAGCTTAGTAACTTCTACTTCAAAACTAGCCGACGTTTCTCCTGCCAACTGGGTTCGTTTAACAGGAAGTAATCCTATTGTAGATAATTTATCATGGGAGTTGGATCAAGAAGAAGATTACGAATTAACAATCTATGATTTATTAGGAAAAGCAATTGAGCACCGTTCTTTTCAAAATAATAGAGGATGGGCAATAGATATAAGGAGATTGGAAGCAGGAACGTATTTTGCCGTTTATACAAGCCCAACTCAAAAAAAAGCTTTAAAATTTATAAAAAATAAATAG
- a CDS encoding amidohydrolase family protein: protein MKIISKLLPFLLLLANLTIAQKKAPSFLYANVTIHIGNGEVIENGMIGVSNGKIDLVETMEAKVGAKYDVTIDGKGKHVYPGFIAPNTRLGLEEIQAVRSTKDYREVGNFNPNIRSIIAYNTDSDVVPTVRSNGVLLAQIVPEGGRISGQSSIVYTEANNWEDAALAFDNCVHLRWPNRVRYTGWWAQKGRAERNKHYNKGLEAIRVYFDAAKAYAQKEHVEQKNLKFETMKTLFAKQKKLIVHAEDAKSMMDAINLLQPYGVELVIQGGTEAWRIADFLKEKEVAVILHDIHQLPRRDDSDVDQPFKTPAILQAKGIKFAFSLNNQGSWNVRNLMFQAGQAVGHGLDKEAALSALTLNTAEILGIEDKVGSLEIGKDATFIIAKGDVLDMRTSIITDAFMAGRKVDLGDKQKELYDKYMDRYNLKD from the coding sequence ATGAAGATAATTTCAAAACTATTGCCCTTTTTGCTCTTATTGGCGAATCTCACCATAGCACAAAAAAAGGCTCCTTCATTTTTATATGCCAATGTTACCATACATATTGGCAATGGGGAAGTAATTGAGAATGGTATGATTGGCGTTTCCAATGGCAAAATTGATTTAGTAGAAACGATGGAAGCTAAAGTGGGAGCAAAATACGACGTAACAATAGATGGAAAAGGAAAACATGTTTATCCTGGGTTTATTGCGCCAAATACTCGTTTGGGATTGGAAGAAATTCAGGCCGTTCGTTCGACCAAAGACTATAGAGAAGTTGGAAATTTTAACCCTAATATCCGCTCTATTATCGCTTATAATACCGATTCGGATGTTGTCCCTACCGTGCGTTCTAATGGTGTACTATTAGCGCAAATTGTTCCAGAGGGAGGGCGAATTTCAGGACAATCTTCAATTGTTTATACAGAAGCCAATAACTGGGAAGATGCCGCCTTAGCGTTTGACAACTGTGTACATTTGCGTTGGCCCAATCGAGTGCGTTATACAGGATGGTGGGCTCAAAAAGGCAGGGCAGAAAGAAACAAACACTACAACAAAGGGCTAGAAGCCATACGGGTGTATTTTGATGCTGCTAAGGCTTACGCACAAAAAGAGCATGTCGAACAGAAAAATTTGAAGTTTGAAACCATGAAGACGCTTTTTGCCAAGCAGAAGAAATTAATCGTACATGCAGAAGATGCCAAATCTATGATGGATGCCATTAATTTATTGCAACCTTATGGGGTAGAACTTGTTATCCAAGGAGGAACTGAAGCTTGGAGAATTGCGGATTTTCTCAAAGAGAAAGAAGTAGCTGTTATTTTGCACGATATACATCAATTGCCTCGCAGAGATGATTCAGATGTAGATCAGCCTTTTAAAACGCCTGCAATATTGCAAGCCAAGGGGATTAAGTTTGCGTTTTCTTTAAATAATCAAGGCAGTTGGAATGTGCGAAATTTAATGTTTCAGGCAGGGCAAGCTGTTGGGCATGGACTGGACAAAGAGGCAGCACTTAGCGCACTGACGTTAAATACAGCAGAAATTTTGGGAATCGAAGATAAAGTTGGCAGCTTAGAAATAGGAAAAGATGCAACGTTTATTATTGCTAAGGGAGATGTTTTGGATATGCGCACCTCTATTATAACGGATGCTTTTATGGCAGGTCGCAAAGTAGATCTGGGGGACAAGCAAAAGGAATTGTACGATAAATATATGGATCGATATAACCTAAAGGACTAA
- a CDS encoding MerR family transcriptional regulator yields MSTLHQLAIGLSVSEKTLHSWNKSFKISPTTNANGQFVYSPEQKELVLTIHHLIKNRGFTITGAKKELSKVPLNKKKEETIHKLQDIRQFLVHLRDSF; encoded by the coding sequence ATGTCTACACTTCACCAACTGGCAATAGGGCTTAGCGTTAGCGAAAAAACGTTGCACTCTTGGAATAAAAGTTTCAAAATTAGCCCAACGACCAATGCTAATGGTCAGTTTGTTTATTCGCCAGAACAAAAAGAATTGGTGCTAACCATCCACCACTTAATCAAAAACCGAGGTTTTACTATTACGGGGGCAAAAAAAGAATTATCCAAAGTACCATTGAATAAAAAAAAGGAGGAAACAATCCACAAACTACAAGATATTCGCCAGTTTTTGGTTCACCTTAGGGACTCTTTCTAA